In a genomic window of Flavobacterium crassostreae:
- a CDS encoding S9 family peptidase, producing MKKQFFLLFLIFSNAFSQQQIDVNALNWLPNSHSFWMNNSEKDIVVYNADNVAEGTIVLTQESLKKSGFEYAVEDLVWNDAKTKVLVYTNSKKVWRANTKGDYWFFDLTTRKGKQLGKGLKDASLMFAKFSSDGQHVAYVSNHNIYLENLITGKITSLTTDGTDTIINGTFDWVYEEELAARDGFRWSPDGKSIAFWRTDASKTKFHLMINNTDALYPFTIPVEYPKAGEKPSSVKIGVVDIASLKTNWLAIPGEPDNNYLVRMQWTARQQIMVVQLNRHQNEVVLYNCNSVTGSANSIYKETSSTWIDVFDTSSGAYDGFPCHFVDNGKSFLWNSDKDGWMHIYKISSDGKKKELLTTGNFDAYFKAYDGQSKSIYYIASPTDATQRYLYQTNLNSKKTKRVTPEVFEGTNSYEFSTDGIYAKHTNANITRDYNTRLVKLQGHQKILPASEDVFLLPKRNYSLEKFKIVTTDGIAMDGVMAKPLDFDPSKKYPVCFYVYGEPMASVADDAPYFNSLIASIIPDGYIGIAMDNRGAPVLKGTEWRKCIYKNIGIINTRDQAMAAKEILKWRFIDSERVAVHGWSGGGAVTLNLMFQYPEIYKTGVAVAAVVDQHFYDNIYTERYMGLPSENELNYKQASPVTHAKNLKGNLLYIHGTGDDNVHYKNAEVLINELIKNDKMFDLMVYPNRAHSIYEGEGTRKHLRNTFVKFIKKNAPPGAK from the coding sequence ATGAAAAAACAATTTTTCTTACTTTTTTTAATTTTTTCCAATGCATTTTCACAACAACAGATAGATGTCAATGCATTAAATTGGTTGCCCAACTCCCATTCTTTTTGGATGAATAATTCAGAGAAGGATATCGTTGTTTATAATGCAGATAATGTAGCAGAGGGTACGATAGTTTTAACACAAGAAAGTTTAAAAAAATCTGGTTTTGAATATGCAGTAGAAGATTTGGTATGGAACGATGCTAAAACCAAAGTTCTGGTATATACTAATTCTAAAAAAGTTTGGAGAGCAAATACTAAAGGAGACTACTGGTTTTTTGATTTAACAACCAGAAAAGGAAAACAATTAGGAAAAGGATTGAAAGACGCATCGCTAATGTTTGCTAAGTTTTCAAGTGATGGTCAACATGTAGCCTATGTTTCGAATCATAATATTTATCTTGAAAATTTAATCACCGGAAAAATAACGTCGTTAACCACCGATGGAACGGATACCATAATTAATGGTACTTTTGACTGGGTTTATGAAGAAGAGCTAGCAGCCAGAGACGGCTTTAGATGGAGTCCTGATGGTAAGAGTATTGCTTTTTGGCGTACCGATGCTTCTAAAACAAAGTTTCATTTAATGATTAATAATACAGATGCGCTGTATCCGTTTACTATACCGGTGGAGTACCCTAAGGCTGGCGAAAAACCATCTTCTGTAAAAATTGGCGTGGTAGACATTGCTTCTTTAAAGACAAATTGGTTGGCTATACCTGGAGAACCGGATAATAATTATTTAGTTAGGATGCAATGGACTGCAAGGCAACAAATAATGGTGGTGCAGTTAAATAGACACCAAAATGAGGTCGTGTTATATAATTGTAATTCAGTAACCGGAAGCGCCAACAGTATATATAAAGAAACATCTTCCACTTGGATCGACGTTTTTGATACTTCATCAGGAGCTTATGATGGTTTCCCTTGTCATTTTGTAGACAACGGGAAGTCTTTTTTATGGAATTCGGACAAAGACGGTTGGATGCATATTTATAAAATAAGTAGTGATGGCAAGAAAAAAGAACTTTTGACTACCGGAAATTTTGATGCTTATTTTAAAGCCTATGATGGACAATCCAAATCCATCTACTATATAGCTAGTCCAACAGATGCAACGCAGCGTTATTTGTACCAAACCAATTTAAATTCTAAAAAAACAAAGCGTGTAACTCCAGAAGTATTTGAGGGCACCAATAGTTATGAGTTTTCAACAGACGGCATTTATGCCAAACATACCAATGCTAATATTACTAGAGATTACAATACGCGCTTAGTCAAACTACAAGGCCACCAAAAAATATTGCCAGCATCTGAAGATGTGTTTCTTTTGCCAAAGCGTAACTATTCTTTAGAGAAGTTTAAAATAGTTACCACAGACGGAATTGCAATGGATGGCGTAATGGCAAAGCCATTGGATTTTGATCCTTCCAAAAAATATCCAGTTTGTTTTTATGTCTATGGAGAGCCTATGGCTTCAGTGGCGGATGATGCGCCGTATTTTAATTCATTGATTGCTAGTATAATACCAGATGGTTATATTGGTATAGCTATGGATAATAGGGGAGCTCCTGTATTAAAAGGCACAGAGTGGCGAAAATGTATTTACAAAAACATAGGTATAATTAATACCCGAGACCAGGCAATGGCTGCTAAAGAAATTTTGAAATGGCGCTTTATAGATTCAGAAAGAGTTGCTGTTCATGGTTGGAGTGGAGGAGGAGCTGTTACCTTAAATCTAATGTTTCAATATCCGGAAATATACAAAACAGGAGTTGCGGTAGCAGCTGTAGTGGATCAACATTTTTATGATAACATTTATACCGAAAGATACATGGGCTTGCCTAGTGAAAATGAATTAAATTACAAACAAGCTTCGCCGGTTACTCATGCCAAAAACTTAAAAGGCAACCTGCTATATATACATGGTACTGGTGATGATAATGTGCATTATAAAAATGCAGAAGTTTTGATAAATGAGTTGATAAAAAACGATAAAATGTTTGATCTTATGGTGTATCCAAATCGGGCGCACAGTATTTATGAAGGAGAAGGAACTAGAAAGCATTTGCGAAATACTTTTGTAAAATTTATTAAAAAGAACGCTCCTCCGGGAGCCAAATAA
- a CDS encoding PKD domain-containing protein yields MKKKYCLLIVFLTVFTFNLSAQKTIGCGTKLSAKEQESFRRALPKIDVAKKAKLANKTAATTYVIPVVFHILNDGSNIQKTFTKAQMKSRIDDALDVCNKDFNGLYPGYNTTDPRFNAVKSKMDIQFVAATIDPDGNLLETPGMNWHPEAHIVDGYDSRIYDYMYYGKKGKFYLDIVVVDEPNPGQGAFASGHAFLPVQDVVPHVTFNHRYIGTTGGSDASFQFAKEMSHEFGHYFGLQHTFQDDCDPINDGMADTPPTTSGFGCNLSAVNTCGVIANYENLMDYNVDCQAMFTKDQTNAMTFWLDDSSVAKYSRRALWQTSNLVAVGVLASKPVASFKTSTTAICANKTVTFKDVSTGLPVSRSWTFAGGTPATSTAINPTVTYATAGNYAVTLTVTNAVGNDTKTIAGHIKVGQKSNVNLVETFSGIFPPDGWLITNPDAGIEWAKRSDVGNGDTSCMVMNNSDNAVAGELDYIQLPYYNLTNGVNSQLFFDVAYTKFDDASPDILGVEISTNCGSTWTSVYSKTHTLLETANVPTDMSNAWKPTVASNWRKEVINLAPYIGNPNVTIRFKNTSGYGTRIWIDNVNVAIVQSATPVSDFSASVTKTNCASIVVPFKDGTTGNPTSWSWSFPGGTPATSTSQNPSVTYNAQGAYAVSLTTSNGAGTGTTSVKSNFVVVATPVGTSFTEGFEGVFPPAGWEITNIKSNLTWEKSTAAGNNSSSCMIMNNADNATGDVDEIMLRPLNMSVGVTDFSFDVAYAKFDKDSPDVLDVLASKDCGLTWTKVYSKTHTVLETAVSTKPNDWIPATASDWRTERISLSSFKGSANVLIKLVNTSGYGSRVWIDNLKLTFDSKEKPLSDFVITSELVCSGLPVKFSDTSFGEPTSWAWSFPGGTPATSTSKTPSVVYPNAGSYNVTLVATNNYGTGTTMTKTNAVVIKGKSALPFQENFSGVFPITDWQIANLDGDVITWEKSTLTGKGDSNCLVINNADAPTDLIDELILKPLDLTTAATPYFHFDLGYTQYLNAFDVTPVPAPDKIDILVSSDCGVTWTNVYSKNQLQLQTANPIIQDDKATADVNETNTWVPTKDSDWRKETVDLSVVKNQSNVLLKIKNTSGYGTRIWFDNFNVTNSPVLAVKENQIEGLAVYPNPSKGMFTLQLPATQDTYSIVVYNLLGQVVLEDSITGNDASKATINLTGKTNGVYIVKIESSDKKVSIHKLVKN; encoded by the coding sequence ATGAAAAAAAAATACTGCTTACTGATTGTTTTCTTAACAGTCTTTACTTTTAATCTTTCTGCCCAAAAAACTATTGGTTGCGGAACGAAACTTTCTGCTAAAGAGCAAGAGTCTTTTAGACGGGCTTTGCCTAAAATTGACGTTGCTAAAAAGGCAAAACTTGCTAACAAGACTGCTGCTACTACGTATGTAATACCAGTAGTATTTCATATTTTGAATGATGGTTCAAACATTCAAAAAACATTTACTAAGGCGCAAATGAAAAGTAGGATCGACGATGCGCTGGATGTGTGTAACAAAGATTTTAATGGTTTGTATCCAGGATACAATACTACAGACCCTCGATTTAATGCTGTAAAAAGCAAAATGGATATTCAGTTTGTTGCGGCAACAATTGATCCAGATGGTAATTTATTAGAAACACCAGGTATGAACTGGCATCCTGAAGCACATATAGTAGATGGATATGATTCCAGAATATATGACTATATGTATTACGGAAAAAAGGGTAAGTTTTATTTAGACATTGTTGTTGTTGATGAACCAAACCCAGGTCAAGGTGCTTTTGCATCTGGTCATGCTTTTTTGCCGGTTCAAGATGTGGTTCCTCACGTTACTTTTAATCATAGGTATATAGGTACAACTGGTGGGTCTGATGCCAGTTTTCAATTTGCAAAAGAAATGTCTCATGAGTTTGGTCATTATTTTGGTTTGCAGCATACTTTTCAAGATGATTGTGATCCTATTAATGATGGTATGGCAGATACCCCTCCAACAACATCTGGTTTTGGTTGTAATTTATCCGCAGTGAATACCTGTGGTGTAATCGCAAATTATGAAAACTTAATGGACTACAATGTAGATTGTCAGGCTATGTTTACTAAAGACCAAACCAACGCAATGACTTTTTGGTTAGATGATAGCTCTGTAGCTAAATATTCTAGACGTGCGCTATGGCAAACAAGTAACTTAGTTGCTGTAGGAGTTTTGGCTTCTAAGCCGGTTGCTAGTTTTAAAACAAGCACTACAGCTATTTGTGCAAACAAAACCGTAACATTTAAGGATGTTTCTACGGGTTTACCAGTATCTAGATCATGGACATTTGCAGGAGGTACTCCAGCTACTTCAACAGCTATCAACCCAACAGTTACTTATGCAACTGCAGGGAACTATGCTGTTACACTAACGGTTACTAATGCTGTTGGAAACGACACCAAAACCATAGCCGGTCATATAAAAGTAGGTCAAAAATCTAATGTAAATTTAGTGGAAACTTTCTCTGGAATTTTCCCACCTGATGGCTGGTTAATAACCAATCCAGATGCAGGAATTGAATGGGCTAAACGAAGCGATGTTGGTAATGGCGATACATCTTGTATGGTTATGAATAATAGCGATAATGCTGTAGCTGGTGAGTTAGATTACATACAATTGCCGTATTATAACTTGACCAATGGTGTTAATAGCCAGTTATTTTTTGATGTTGCCTACACTAAATTTGATGACGCAAGTCCAGATATTTTAGGCGTAGAAATTTCTACTAATTGTGGTTCTACTTGGACTTCTGTGTATTCTAAAACCCATACTCTTTTAGAAACAGCAAATGTTCCTACTGATATGTCTAACGCTTGGAAGCCAACAGTTGCTTCTAACTGGAGAAAAGAAGTAATTAATTTAGCACCGTATATTGGTAATCCAAACGTTACAATTCGTTTCAAAAACACTTCAGGATACGGAACACGTATATGGATTGATAACGTAAATGTTGCAATCGTACAGAGCGCTACACCAGTATCAGATTTTTCTGCAAGTGTAACAAAAACAAATTGCGCAAGTATTGTAGTGCCTTTTAAAGATGGTACCACAGGAAATCCAACAAGTTGGTCTTGGTCATTTCCAGGGGGAACACCAGCTACGTCAACTAGTCAAAATCCATCTGTAACCTATAATGCCCAAGGTGCTTATGCAGTCTCTTTGACTACTAGCAATGGTGCTGGAACAGGTACTACATCCGTTAAATCTAATTTTGTAGTGGTGGCTACTCCTGTAGGGACGTCATTTACAGAAGGATTTGAAGGAGTTTTCCCTCCAGCAGGTTGGGAAATAACCAACATCAAAAGTAATTTAACTTGGGAGAAAAGTACCGCTGCCGGGAACAATTCTTCTTCATGTATGATTATGAACAATGCAGATAACGCTACTGGAGATGTGGACGAAATTATGTTACGGCCATTAAATATGTCAGTAGGAGTTACGGATTTTTCATTTGATGTAGCCTACGCTAAATTTGATAAAGATAGTCCGGATGTTTTGGATGTTTTGGCTTCAAAAGATTGTGGTTTAACTTGGACAAAGGTATATTCAAAAACACACACTGTTCTTGAAACCGCAGTAAGTACAAAACCAAATGACTGGATTCCTGCTACAGCATCGGATTGGAGAACAGAAAGAATTTCATTATCCAGCTTTAAAGGGAGTGCTAATGTTTTAATTAAATTAGTAAATACCTCAGGATATGGTTCAAGAGTTTGGATTGATAATTTAAAACTTACTTTTGATAGCAAAGAAAAACCGCTTTCGGATTTTGTAATTACCAGCGAATTAGTATGTAGTGGTTTGCCAGTTAAATTTTCGGACACTTCTTTCGGGGAACCAACCTCATGGGCTTGGTCATTTCCAGGAGGAACGCCAGCTACGTCTACAAGTAAAACCCCTTCTGTAGTGTATCCTAATGCAGGAAGCTACAATGTTACTTTGGTGGCTACAAACAATTATGGTACTGGGACAACCATGACCAAAACAAACGCGGTAGTTATAAAAGGTAAAAGTGCTTTACCATTTCAAGAAAACTTCAGTGGTGTATTTCCTATAACAGACTGGCAAATCGCTAATTTGGATGGGGATGTTATTACCTGGGAAAAAAGCACTCTAACCGGAAAAGGAGATTCTAATTGTTTGGTTATTAATAATGCAGATGCTCCAACGGATTTAATTGATGAATTGATATTAAAGCCATTAGATTTGACTACAGCGGCAACTCCTTATTTTCATTTTGACTTAGGGTATACGCAATACTTAAATGCTTTTGATGTAACACCAGTACCAGCTCCAGACAAAATAGACATACTTGTTTCTTCTGACTGTGGTGTAACCTGGACTAATGTTTACTCCAAAAATCAATTACAGCTACAAACTGCAAACCCAATAATTCAAGATGACAAAGCTACAGCAGATGTTAATGAAACAAATACTTGGGTACCAACTAAAGACTCTGATTGGAGAAAAGAAACCGTAGATCTTAGTGTAGTTAAAAATCAGTCTAATGTATTGCTTAAGATTAAAAATACGTCAGGATATGGAACTAGAATTTGGTTTGATAACTTTAATGTAACCAATAGTCCAGTACTTGCGGTAAAAGAAAACCAAATAGAAGGTCTTGCGGTATATCCAAATCCTTCTAAAGGAATGTTCACTTTACAGTTGCCAGCAACTCAGGATACATATTCTATTGTGGTATATAATTTGTTAGGTCAAGTGGTATTGGAAGACAGTATCACCGGAAATGATGCAAGTAAAGCAACCATTAATTTAACAGGTAAAACAAACGGAGTATATATAGTGAAAATTGAATCTTCGGATAAAAAAGTTTCTATACATAAATTAGTTAAAAACTAA